The Hymenobacter oligotrophus genome segment AAAACACCCTGCCCGTGCTGCCCAACCGCCTGCTCGTAACGGAGGCGCTGCCGCTTACCGTGCGCGGCAACTCGGTGCGCGAGTTTGAGCTGAAGAAGCTGACCAGCACCACCTCGGCCACGCGCCAAAACCAGAGCCTCACGCTGGAGCTAACCAGCAACCCGGCCTGGTACGCCGTGCAGAGCTTGCCCTACCTGATGGAGTACCCCTACGAGTGCTCCGAGCAGGTTTTCTCGCGCCTCTACGCCAATACGCTTGCCGCCCGCATTGTGCAGCAAAATCCGCGCATCCGGCCCGTACTGGAAGAGTGGAAGCGCGCCGTTGCCAGCGGCGACCCGAACGCGCTGCGCTCCAAGCTCGAGCAAAACCAGGAGCTGAAAGCCCTGCTGCTGCAGGAAACGCCGTGGGTGCGCGAGGGGCAGTCGGACACGGAGCGCATGCGCCGCTTGGGCGAGTTGTTCGACGAGCCGCGCCTGCAAGCCGAAACCCAGCGCGCCGCCCAAAAGCTCCAGGAGCTGCAAAGCCCCAGCGGGGCCTTCCCGTGGTTTAAGCAAATGCCCGACAACCGCTACATCACGCAAGTGGTGGTGGCCGGCTTTGGTCGCCTGCGCCGCTTAGGTGCTTTCGATGCCTTGCAGGATGCCCGCACCGCCGACATGCTGCGCCGCGCCGTGGCTTACCTCGACCGCGAACTAGCCGACGACTACGCCCAGCTGCGGCGGCAAAAAGGCGTAAAACTCACCGACGACCACCTAGCCGACGCCACGTTGCAGGCGCTCTACGCCCGCTCGTTTTGGGCGGCCGAGCTGCCCGTACCCGCCGAGGCCAAACCGGCCTACGACTACTACCGCGAGCAAACCGCCAAGTACTGGCCCAAGCGCAACCGCTACCTGCAAGGCTTTGCCGCCATAGTGCTGCACCGCAACGGCCAGGCCAAGTCCGCCCGCGAGGTGGTAGAGGCGCTGCGCCAAAACGCCCTCCGCTCCGACGAGCTCGGCATGTACTGGAAAGACGTGCAGCCGGGCTTCTACTGGCAACAGGCACCCACCGAAACCCAGGCGCAGCTAATCGAGGTGTTCAGCGAAGTAGCCCAAGATCAGCCGTCGGTGGAGGAAATGCAGCTGTGGCTGCTGGCGCACAAGCGCACCCACAACTGGGAAAGCACCCGCGCCACCGCCGATGCCTGCTACGCGCTGCTGCTGCAAGGCGGGCGCAACTGGCTCGAGCCCGCGCAGCCGCTGCAGGTTTCCCTAGGTGCGCAGGGCATCAACACCAGCCAAGGAGCCGAGGCTGGCACCGGTTACCTCAAGCGCAGCTACCCAGCCGCCGAGGTAAAGCCGGCCCTGGGCAAAGTGCGCGTGCAGAAAACCGACGCCGGTGTGGCGTGGGGCGCGCTGTACTGGCAGTACTTCGAGCGACCCGATAAGATTACGCAGGCCGATAAAGCGCCCATTACGCTCACGCGCCAGCTCTTCCGCGAAACACCGAGCAACAACGGCCCGGTACTGGCGCCCATGCAAGCCAATGCCCCACTGCGGGTAGGCGAAGTGCTGGTGGTGCGCCTGGTGCTGAAAACCGACCGCGAGCTAGAGTTTGTGCACCTGAAAGATACCCGCGCCGCGGGCCTCGAGCTGATTGGCCAAACCTCGGGCTACCGCTACCAGCAAGGCCTCGGCTACTACGAGAGCCCGCGCGATGCCGCCACCAACTTCTTCCTGGACGTGCTGCCCCGCGGCACGCACGTGTTCGAGTACCGCTTGCGCGCGGCCCAGGCCGGCGACTTCTCGTCGGGCATTAGCCAGGTGCAGTGCCTTTACGCGCCGGAATTCACCAGCCACTCGGCCGGTCAGCGCCTGCGCATCGGGGCGCAATAACCAGGGCCGCCTAGGGCACTGGGTAGCTACGCAGCAACCAACTGCCGGCTATGTCGGCAGCTGGTTGCTGCGTAGCTACCGGCGCGCGCCCGCCTTCGGTGGTACATGTGGTGCCCAAAAAACCTCGGACATGAGTTGTTTCCGCGCTGCTGAGCCAAGCCCTGTTTGGGCAAGAGCCGCGAAGTACCTATAGGTTAAACAAAGCCGTTTTTCAGCGTTTAGGCGGCATATCTTAGCTCGACTATAATAAGTAGGCGGGCTGCGGCGTTTTTCACCTTTCCAGGAATAAAATGGCCGCTAAGATGCTATTCAGCAGAGGTTTTGCCTCTTTCCAAGATGCGTGGTATTTTTGCGCCCCGGTTGATTTTTTGGACTGAGAGGATTGCTGATGATACGAACCGCTTTACTTACGGCTGCCCTGGCCGCTCTTGCGCTGACTACCCAGGCCCAACAAGGGCGCCGTTCGGCCGTTTCGCACGCCAAGCAGCCCGATACGGCCGGCAAAGTAGCCGTACCCGTGGGCCCCGTGTTACCCGGCGAGGAAACCCTTTCGGCCCAGGAGCGCGCCGAGCGTACTTTCCTGATGCCGGTGCGCAAAAAGATGCCCTCGGCCGTGCGCCCCGGCGCCGCCCCGCGCCCCCAACTCGACCCCGCCAGCGCCGATGCCGTAGCCATTGGCCCGCCCACGGCCGAAGAGGCAGCCGAAGAAGCCGCCAGCAAGGCCGAGGCTGCTAAAACCACCGCTGCGCGTTCGTCTCGCTCACGGAGCAGCAGCGCCCGGCGCAGCAGCAGCTCGCGCAGCCGGAGCAGCAGCAAAAAGAGCTCTTCGGCGCGGCGCGGCACGGCCAGCAAAAAGAAGAGCACAGCCAAGAAAAGCACCAGCAAATCCTCGGCCGCCAAAAAGAAAACTTCCTCGCGCCGCCGGCGCTAGCACCCCAGGCCATCAACAAAAAAGCACCGCCCGTTGGCGGTGCTTTTTTGTTGATGGCCTGGGACCAACGGGCAACGGCACCTAGGGCTAGGCGTTTTGCGGCATTAGGCGCACCACCAACCCATCGAGGCGGGACGTAATGCGGATTTGGCACGACAAGCGGCTGCCGCTCGACATAATGGGCAACGATTCGAGCATGGCCATTTCGTCGTCGCCGGGCTCGGGCAGCTCGGGGCCGGCCAGCACCTCCACGTGGCAGGTACCGCACAGGGCCATGCCGCCGCAAGTAGCCTGAATATCATAGCCCGAGGCTTTCATTACCTCCATCAGGCTCAGGCTCATGTCGGTAGGGGCTACCAGCTCGGTACGCTGGCCTGGGGCGTCCTCAACGTATACGCGTACTTCGGTAATATCTTCCAGGCTCATAGCAAGAGTTCTTGGTTGTCAGTTGCGAGTTGTTGGGCTTGGCAATTGGCCCAACGGCGGTGCGAAAAAACGCAAAAACCGGGAGCCAATCTGCATTGGCTCCCGGTTCTTGCGCATCAGCCCGGTAAGCTGACAACTAACAACTGATAACTGACAACCGATTTACAACGTGGGTACGCCGTTTACGGTGGTGTACTTCAGCACGTACTTTTTGTCGGGGTACATGTATTTGTAGGCTCCTTGCGCCATCAGGGCCGCTTCGTGGAAGCCGCACAAAATCAGCTTCAGCTTGCCGGGGTAGGTGTTGATGTCGCCGATGGCGTACACGCCGGGTACCGAGGTAGAATAGTCGAGGGTGTTCACCTTCACGGCGTCGTCTTCGAGCTCCAGGCCCCACTCGCCAATCGGGCCGAGCTTGGGCGTGAGGCCAAACAGCGGAATAAAGCTATCGACGGTGATGGTGTTGGTGCTGCCGTCGTTGGCCGTGATGGTAACGGCCTCCAACTGCTCCTGGCCGTGCACGTGCGTCACGTTGCTGCTGAGCACCAGGTTTACCTTGCCGGCTTCGTGCAGGGCTTTTACTTTCTCGGCCGAGTCGGCGGCACCGCGGAAAGTGGTGCCGCGGTGCACCAGCGTAACCTCCTTAGCCACGTTGGCCAGGAAGATCGTCCAGTCGAGGGCCGAGTCGCCGCCGCCGGCAATCACGATGCGCTGGTCGCGGAAGGTTTCGGGGTCGCGCACCATGTAGTACACGCCCTTGCCGCCTTCGTACTTCTCTAGTTCCTCGATGGCGGGCTTGCGGGGCTCAAACGAACCTAGGCCGCCGGCAATGGCAATGGCTTTGCAGCGAATCTCGGTGCCGTCGGTGGTGGTCAGCACAAAGGAGCCGTCCTCCAGCTTCTCGAACGACTCAACCCGTTCGCCCAGCGTGAAGGTGGGGTGGAAGGGCTCGATCTGGCGCATGAGGTTTTGCACCAAGTCGCCGGCCAGTACCTCGGGGTAGCCCGGAATGTCGTAAATGGGTTTCTTCGGGTAGATTTCCGACAGCTGCCCGCCTACTTGCGGCAGGGCGTCGACTACGTGGCAGCGGAGCTTAAGCAAACCGGCTTCGAAGACGGCAAACAGCCCCACGGGGCCGGCGCCGATGATGCAGATGTCAGTGGAAATGGTAGCGTGCATTACGGAGGTAAAACAATCAGCAAAGGCCACCGCGGCCGGCGGTTGCCCGTTTGTATCTGGTAGATAACCAATGCCAAGGGCAAGAGGTTGCCGCTCGTGCAAAAACGGTGCGCAAAGGTACGGCGCTTCGGTTAAAACATAGTGCCCTAGGTATAAACATGCTGGCGGCCGGCGGGGTCCAAACGCACCACGGGCGGGCGCACCTAGGTGCGCCCGCCCGTGGGCTGGGATGAGAGCTGAAGGGCTAGCGCGCTAATCCTGCAACTCCACGCGTACAAACGTGCTTTGCTTGCCCGTAACGAGGCGCGCAATGTAGAGGCCGCCGCGCAGTTTTTGCTTGGCAAACTCGTAGCGGTACTGCTGGCCCACGCGGCCTTCGCCTTCGGCCAGCACGCGCACCACGCGGCCTTGCATGTCAATCACCTCGAGGCGGAACGGCCCGTTTTGCGGCACCTCGAACGAGAAGGTGGTGCGGCTGCCGGCGGGGTTGGGGGCAGCCGTGAGCACGGCGGCGGCCGGTGCGGCAGGCGCGGCCTGCGCTACCTCGGCGCCGCACACGCCCAGCTTGTCGCCGTGGGCCAGGTGGTCGGTGGCACCTAGGGCATCCACGCACAGGGTGCGGCCGTTGTGGCACACCTGCACCTTGTCGTTTTTGTTGCCGCAGCGCATATCCAGCACCGTAATGGTTACCTGCGCGGTTTCCACGCACTGGTTTTTATCGGTGGCGGTTACGGTAAAGGTGTAAGTGCCAGCCTGGGTGGGCGTAAAGACGGTTTTGGCTTCGGTAGGCATGCTTAGGCCCGTAGCCGGCGCCCAGCGGTACTGCTCGAAGTCGGCGCTGCGAGCGAGCAGCGTTACGCTTTGCGGGCCGTAGCCCAGCACAATGGTGGTAGCGGGCTGACCAGTGCGTTCGGCCGAGTAAGTCGGAATCACATCAATGGTGGGGGCCACGCAGGCGTACATCGGCGGCAAGTCAAACGCTTCTACTTGGTCGAGGCGGCTGGTGTTCAGGCCTTGCTTGGCGCTGAAACCCAGGCCGCGGCGAGCAAACACCTGCCAGATCAGCTTCTGGTTTTTGCCGCCGTAGCGCAGCTGATCGGCTTTCAGGATGGCGTCGCGGGCATCCACAAAGCCGGGGCTACACGGTTGCAGCTTCAGCCCGTCGATTACCAAGAACATGGCCATGTTGTTGCCGCCGGTGCCGGTGTGCAGGTTCGCATCAAAGCCGTAGCGCTCCACAAACGCCCAGGTCATGTCCCAGAGCATAGTGGCCCACACAAAGCCCACGCCGTGCGGCTGCGATATGGCCGGGTTGTTGGTGGCGGCGTATGTAAAGTTGTTGATGGCAAAATCGGTGCTGTAGGGTGCCGGCCGAATGCCGCGGGCCGTGGTGGGCTGGCCCTGGGCATAGGTGCCAATGCCGCGCACTTTGCCGCCCTTGTCGCCGGGCTTCATGGTCAGCATCAGGCCAAACCAGTCGCTCCAGCCTTCGCCGGCTTGCTCGGCGTTGTTGAGGCAGCTCGAGGTAAGGCGGCCGCCCGTCAGGCGCGTCGAAATGCCGTGGCCGTACTCGTGGGCGATGATGCCGTTGTCGAAGTCGCCGTCGATTTCGGGGCCCGCGCCGGCGTTTTTCAGCGCCACTTCCACGGACGTGCCGGTATCAAGCAGCGCGCGCAGGGTAGCGCCGTCTTGTTGGCTGATCATCAGGGCCGGAATGGTTACCGGAGCTGCGGGCGTGCCGCCCATCACGATGGGGGCTCCCGGTGCGTTGTTAATTACCACCACGGCGCGCGCGCCGGCTTGCTGCGCGTTCAGGGCTTTAAGCCAGAAGTCGCAGCCGCCGCGGTACACCACCGCAATGTTGTTGGCTACGGCTTCGGGGTTGCTTAGGGCCGAGCAGCCTTGCTCGCTGATGCCGGTGGCGGTGGCCACAAGCACCAAGCGGCCTACGAGCGGTGTGGCGGTAAGCGGCTTGCTGAAAGCGGCCTCCACGGCCGGGTAAGTGGCCGCAACGCGGGCCGGGGCGGTTACCCGAAACATTTCGCGGTCGGGGATGCCACTCCACAGGTACATCTGCATGCGGGGCCGGAACCCGTCGATGGGCGTGAAGAAGTTGGCGTTGTTGCGCGTGGTGGCAATGGTGCGGCTGTCTTGGGCTTCGGCGCGCACATCGTCGTTGGCGCCGGGTGCGCCGCTGTAGTTCGTCACCTGAAAGTTACCGCTGGCTTCGTCGAACCCGTAGCGCTGCCACACGTCGTGCATCATGTTGTTCAGGTAGAACAAGTTGGTGATGGCCGCGTCGCGGTATTCGGCGGGCTGCTTGCTGAAGTCGACGGGGTAATCGAACAGCAAAGCGGGGCCGGCGTTGGGGCTGTAGTTGAGCGCGCCGTTGTTGTTGTTGGTGGGGTCTTCGTAGGCGTGCACGTTGTTGCCGCGCGTGGTGGTGTGCTCAGGCCCGGCTTGTCCGTTGGTATCGTGCCAGCCATAGGGCGAGGCTACGGCATCGGCCGTGGTGCCGCTCACGTACGCGCGCGGGCCGTGGCTGGGGCTTTCGGCGGGCAGCGCAAACACGTGGTAGGCGTTGCTGGTGGGGGCGGCATAGGGCGCTTGCGCGGCGGCCGGTTGCGGGGTAAAGGGCGCCAGCAGCGGGTGCCGCTCGTTTAGGGCCACGCCGCCGGGGCCGTCGTTGTCGAACTCGCAGTGGGTTACCAGGTTGTTTTTATCGAGCACTTCGCCCGAGCTGGCATCGAGCCGAATGTTCCAGCAGTTCAGGGCGCTTAGCTCGTAAATGGTTACCTCCCAAGCCAGGCGGAGCGTGCCGTCGGGCAGGGGTTGGTACACCAGTTTGGCCGTAATGGGCTCGAGCGAAATGCCGGCAGTGCCAAACACGGTGCTGCGGTCGGCCTCGGTGCTGCGGCTGCGCGCAGCCAAAGCGCCCTTCGGGCTCAGCCCTAGGTGCCGGGCGGCCGCGGCCACGGCGGCATCGGCCGTGAG includes the following:
- a CDS encoding 2Fe-2S iron-sulfur cluster-binding protein, with translation MSLEDITEVRVYVEDAPGQRTELVAPTDMSLSLMEVMKASGYDIQATCGGMALCGTCHVEVLAGPELPEPGDDEMAMLESLPIMSSGSRLSCQIRITSRLDGLVVRLMPQNA
- a CDS encoding NAD(P)/FAD-dependent oxidoreductase, encoding MHATISTDICIIGAGPVGLFAVFEAGLLKLRCHVVDALPQVGGQLSEIYPKKPIYDIPGYPEVLAGDLVQNLMRQIEPFHPTFTLGERVESFEKLEDGSFVLTTTDGTEIRCKAIAIAGGLGSFEPRKPAIEELEKYEGGKGVYYMVRDPETFRDQRIVIAGGGDSALDWTIFLANVAKEVTLVHRGTTFRGAADSAEKVKALHEAGKVNLVLSSNVTHVHGQEQLEAVTITANDGSTNTITVDSFIPLFGLTPKLGPIGEWGLELEDDAVKVNTLDYSTSVPGVYAIGDINTYPGKLKLILCGFHEAALMAQGAYKYMYPDKKYVLKYTTVNGVPTL
- a CDS encoding T9SS-dependent M36 family metallopeptidase; protein product: MPNHLLTLGRPLLLSAALLAGAAGFAQTRPEGRNQAVPTRVAQQLRQQQKALQMADDDLSNLVISSEAESKHNGMRHLYVQQRYRGIEIHNAISTVNTSRTDEVLHVANRFYNNLGRRAKAGSTTLTADAAVAAAARHLGLSPKGALAARSRSTEADRSTVFGTAGISLEPITAKLVYQPLPDGTLRLAWEVTIYELSALNCWNIRLDASSGEVLDKNNLVTHCEFDNDGPGGVALNERHPLLAPFTPQPAAAQAPYAAPTSNAYHVFALPAESPSHGPRAYVSGTTADAVASPYGWHDTNGQAGPEHTTTRGNNVHAYEDPTNNNNGALNYSPNAGPALLFDYPVDFSKQPAEYRDAAITNLFYLNNMMHDVWQRYGFDEASGNFQVTNYSGAPGANDDVRAEAQDSRTIATTRNNANFFTPIDGFRPRMQMYLWSGIPDREMFRVTAPARVAATYPAVEAAFSKPLTATPLVGRLVLVATATGISEQGCSALSNPEAVANNIAVVYRGGCDFWLKALNAQQAGARAVVVINNAPGAPIVMGGTPAAPVTIPALMISQQDGATLRALLDTGTSVEVALKNAGAGPEIDGDFDNGIIAHEYGHGISTRLTGGRLTSSCLNNAEQAGEGWSDWFGLMLTMKPGDKGGKVRGIGTYAQGQPTTARGIRPAPYSTDFAINNFTYAATNNPAISQPHGVGFVWATMLWDMTWAFVERYGFDANLHTGTGGNNMAMFLVIDGLKLQPCSPGFVDARDAILKADQLRYGGKNQKLIWQVFARRGLGFSAKQGLNTSRLDQVEAFDLPPMYACVAPTIDVIPTYSAERTGQPATTIVLGYGPQSVTLLARSADFEQYRWAPATGLSMPTEAKTVFTPTQAGTYTFTVTATDKNQCVETAQVTITVLDMRCGNKNDKVQVCHNGRTLCVDALGATDHLAHGDKLGVCGAEVAQAAPAAPAAAVLTAAPNPAGSRTTFSFEVPQNGPFRLEVIDMQGRVVRVLAEGEGRVGQQYRYEFAKQKLRGGLYIARLVTGKQSTFVRVELQD